One Mycolicibacterium sp. TUM20985 genomic window, CACACCGTCTTCGAGGGCGCCGACGTCGTCGTCCACCTCGCATGGGGATTTCAGCCCACCCGCGACACCGACTATCTGACCCGGCTGGGGGTGGGAGGAACGTCCGCGGTGTTGCAGGCCGCCCACACCAGCAGCGTCGGGCAGTTGATTCACATGTCCTCGGTCGGGACGTACGCGGCAGGGCGCTACGGCGAACGGGTCGACGAATCGTGGCCCACGACTGGAATCGGAACCTCCCCGTACAGCCGCGACAAGTCCACGGCGGAGGGGATTCTCGACGAATACGAGGGGCGCCTCGGCAGTGCGGCGATCCCGATCGCGCGGATGCGTCCAGGCTTCATCCTCCAGCGCGACGCGGCGAGCGGACTCATGCGCTACGGCTTGCCGGGATACGTTCCAATGCGACTGGTTCCGTGGTTGCCAGTGCTTCCGCTGGACCGGAATCTCTGCATCCCCCTGATCCACGCCGACGACGTCGCCAGTGCGATCGTGCTGGCGATCGAGGCCCGTGCCTCAGGACCGTTCAACCTCGCCGCCGAGCCGCCGATGGATCGCGACGACGTGGCCGCCGTAATGGGCGCCCGGGCGGTGCACGTCCCATCGGGCGTGCTCGGCGCGTTGGTGGACCTGACGTGGCGGGCCCGGCTGCAGCACATCGACCGTGGGTGGCTTGATCTGGCGTTCAGCGTTCCTCTGCTGAACTGCTCGCGCGCACGCTCGGAGCTCGGATGGGAGCCGAAGTGGACCGCGAAGGAGGCGTTGGCCGACCTTCTCGAAGGGGTTGCCGACTCCGCCCACACCGACAGTCCACCGCTTCGGCAACGCTCGCTGCTGGACCTGCTGCGTCGTGACGTCACCGACGGATTGATCTCGTCGCGCCGGGTGCCCTGATCTAGGATCACTACGGTGCTCGAGGCCAGGTATCGACGATGACCGCCATACCGACTGACCGGGTAATGCTGGGCACTTGGCCCACGCCGCTCGAACCAGCCCCTCGTCTCGCCGCGGCCCTCGGCCTGCAGCCCGAGGATCTGTGGCTCAAACGCGACGATCTCACCGGTCTCGCGGCCGGGGGGAACAAGGTTCGCAAACTCGAGTGGACCATGGCGGCCGCACTTGCCGCGGGCGCCGACACGGTGATCACCACTGGCGCAGCGCAATCCAACCACGCCCGCCTGACCGCGGCCGCAGGCGCACACCTCGGTCTCGACGTCGTCCTCGTCTTCCCGGGGACACGAGGAGCGTCATCCGCCGGGAACCTCGCGCTCGACGAACTCCTTGGTGCCACCATCATCTGGACCGGTGAGCAATCGGGACCATCGCACGACACCCTCACGGTCGGTGCCGAGGAGGCCGCTGCGAAATTGCGGGCCCAGGGACGCCGACCGGCCATCATTCCCTATGGGGGCTCCAATGCCGTTGGGGCACACGGTTACCGCCTCGCGGCGGTGGAGATCACCGACCAGCGTCCCGCCGTCGACCACGTGGTCTGCGCCCTCGGCTCGGGCGGCATGATGGCGGGCTTGATCGTGGGCCTCGGCCCGCAACGCGTCCTCGGCGTGCACACCGGCGCCGTCGACGATCCGTGGGCGCAGGTCGCCGGACTCCTTCGCGACATGGACCACCCGGTCGATCCAGACGCCCTGCGCCTCCGCACCGATCAGGTCGGGGACGGCTACGACGCCCTGACTTCGGCTGCAGCGCAGGCGATCATCACCGCCGCCCGCACCGAGGGCCTGATCCTCGATCCCGTCTACACCGCCCGCGCGCTGGCTGGGCTCACCGCCGAAGTCCGCGACGGCGCGATACGGCCCGGCCAGACCGTCGTGTTCCTCGCCAGCGGGGGCCTGCCCGGTTTGTTCGGTCACCCCGCGCTGGCGGAACTCCTCGCACAGGCGAAGGAGTAGGCAGTTCACGTGCGCCCAGGCCAGCTGCCGAGTCTGCGCTGACGGTCACGAATTACGAGCAATCCCCGCCGTGAGCGCAGAATCGAGCGCTCATCGCACACTCGCTACCGCGGCGTCGCCCGATCGGCCGCGGCCCGAACCAGGGACCACATCCCGGGCGCGAACTTGGTGATCGGCCAGGCGATCAAACCGGCCACCAGCGTGCACAGGCTCTCGGCAACCGACGACGGCACGTGATCGGGGTCCATCAGGTCGTTTTCGGCGAACGGACTCGCGTCGGCCGACACCATGAACTCGGTGAACTTCCGCAGCGAGCGGCCAGTACCGCGCAGCGCCTCGATCGCTTGGAGGAACGAGCCCCGCGAAGCCTCTTCGGCCCGGAACACCTCCAGCGACACGCCCAGGTGCTCGGCGGCCAGGTCGGCGCGCAGGCTCGCGATGTGCTGGGTCACGTCGTCGCGACCCTCCAGCGCCTCGATTGCCACGTCGCATTCGCTGTCGAAACCCAGGGAGCGGTTGTTGAGGTTCGACGATCCGATGCGCAGCAGCCGGTCGTCGATCACCAGGACCTTGGAGTGCACGTATACCGACTCGCCGCCCTTGACCGCGGGCCAGTACACCCCGAACCGGCCATGCAGATCGGCGTCCCACAGCATGCGCACCAGCCGCTCGCGCGCGCTGTCCATCGACTGCTTCTCGAGACGACTCTCGGAGCTGCGGGGCAGCACGATCACCACTTCGGGGCCGTCCGGTTCGCGAAGGCGCTCCGCGAGCGCCTCAGCCAGGCCGCGCGCCGCCAGGTACTGGTTCTCCAGGTAGATCACGTCGCGGGCGGCCGCGATGGCTGCCAGGTTCAAGGCCTCCACCTCCCGAACCTCGTCCCGTCCCGGCAGTGAGGGCATGGTTCGGGCGACACCGACCTCGACATCACGCACCGCCGGCTGCAGCCGTGGCGGCCAGGGCGACGATTCGCCCGGCTCCAGCGGCTCCAGCGTCTGACCGGTCGCGCCGGACCACCGGTCACGTGCTTGTTCGGCCAGCACGCGGGCAGCGGCGCCGTCCACCGCCACGGCCACCTCGTGGCGCGGGCCGTAGGCTTCGCCGGCGCTCCGTCGGCCGGGATCGTTTGGAGCGTGGGCCCGGGTGTCCCAGCGCCCGAGGGTGACGTCGATGCCGCCGCAGAAGGCCACCGCATCGTCGATCACCACGATCTTCTGGTGGTGCACCGCGCCCAGTGGGTGCGCCCCGTCGACGGCGAAGTTCAGTCGCCGCGAGGTGATCTGGTTGAGCAGTGACACCGGTCCGATCCCGAACCAGAATCCGTCGAAGGTCGGCAGTAGCCGCAGATTGGACTTCAGTAAATACACCTCGAGGTCTCGGCGCTGCCACAGAAGCCAGTGCAGGAACAGCGCCAGGTGGTTCGGACCAGGCAGCGTGGTGTCGCCCGATTCGAACGTGACGCGGTGGTCCAGATCCCAACCGATCAAGATGATCCGGCGCTTGGCCTGCAGCATGGCGGCCTTCACGTGAGCGAGATAGTCTGCCCCGTCGACGATCGGCGCGAACCGGTCAGCGCGTGCCGTGCGCCAGCACGTCTCCCCCGGCACCAGCAGCCGATCACCCGTCCGGCTGACCACCTCATCGTGCGATCGTTCTGCCGTCGTCACCGTGCGACCCTTCATCTCAGCTGCGTCGAGAAACTTGCCCGTCATGCCATTAGACGGATTGGGTTCCCATATCCGCACGTCACACCGCTATGCCATTGATCACATCGACGGACCGCGGTGACGGCGGGTACCCCATTCATCCGCCGATCACGCGTGGGGTCGCTCGAACCCGGGTACTGATACGTGCGCACCGCGTGGTGCCACGAATAGAACGAGGTTCAGCGTGGCCGACATCATCGATTTGATCTACGCCGACCACGACTGGCTTCGTCGCCAGTTCTTCCGGCTCGACGACGCCTCGGCTCCCGACGAGCTCGCGGCCATCTGGGATCAGTTGAGTGCCCGCCTCGACGCCCACGCGGACGCGGAGGAAACGGTGTTCTACCCGGCCCTGCTGAAGCACGGGGGTCGTGACGATCCGGGAAACCGCCAGGGGGACCCGAGGGACGAGACCGAAGACGCGATTACCGATCACAACGCCATTCGCGACGCCGTACGCGATTCCCGCCGACACGCACCCGGCAGCCCGGAGTGGTTCGAAGCCGTCTTCAAGGCCCGCGCCGAGAACGGTGAGCACCTCGAGGAGGAAGAACGCGAGGCGATGCCCGACTTCATCAAGAGCGCGTCACTGCAAATCCGCCACGAGTTGGGCATGAAGTGGCTTCAGTTCTACGCTCGGCACGACTCGACTGAGGGCATCGACAATTCGGACAAGGACGCCGACGCCTACCTCGACGAGCACGGCTGAGACGGGTGGCACGCGTGAGCGCGTGCACCGCACGTTCCTAGAACGACCCTGTAACGATCCGAGGTACGACGATGTCCGCTGCACCGGCCGCGGTCGGTTTCCGCTCCGAGCGGGGACCGGTGCTCATCTCGGTCATGCTCAGCACCGGACTGGTCGCCATCGATGCGACGGTCCTGGCGACCGCCATCCCGTCGATCGTCGGGGAGTTGGGTGGTTTCCATCAGTTCCCCTGGTTGTTCTCGGCATACCTGCTGGGCCAAGCCGTCACCACACCCGTCTACGCGAAGCTCTCCGACCTGTTCGGCCGCAAACCCATCCTGCTGCTCGGGATCGGCCTGTTCCTGGTGGGATCGATCCTGTGTGCCGCGGCGTGGAACATGCTGGCCCTGATCGTGTTTCGGGCAGTCCAGGGCCTGGGTGCCGGCGCGGTGCAACCTACGGCGATGACGATCGTCGGTGACATCTATACCGTGGCCGAACGTGCCAGGGTGCAGGGCTATCTGGCGAGCGTGTGGGCCGTATCGTCGGTCGTCGGGCCGATGCTGGGCGGCGTGTTCTCTCAGCTCGGGATTTGGCGGGGCGTATTCCTCGTCAACATCCCGCTCTGCGTGCTGGCGGCGTGGATGTTCCACCGGCACTTCCACGAAACCGTCACGCCGCGCCACAGCAAGGTCGACATCCTGGGCGCGGTGCTGCTCACCTCGTCGATGACCTCGCTCGTGCTCGCCGTCCTCGGCGGAGGTCAATCCTGGCCATGGACGTCGGCACAGAGCATCGGCGCGTTCACCGCCGGAGCCGTGCTGTTGGTGGCCTTCGTGGTTGCGGAGCGCCGGGCACCCGAGCCGATCCTGCCGCTGTGGGTGTTCTCCCGCCGACTGCTGTGTGCCACCACCGTCGTCGCGTTCGGTGTCGGCGCCATCCTCATGGGCCTGACCTCCTACGTGCCGACCTATCTCGAGGGCTCATTGAACACCACCCCCATCGTCGCCGGTCTTGCGTTGGCCGCGTTGACGATTGGCTGGCCGGCAACTGCAGCCGTGGCCGGCCGGTTCTATCTGCGATGGGGTTTCAAGCGCACCGCGTTCATCGGCGCCACGCTGGTCGTCGGCGGATCAGCGGTACTCGCCGCGGTGGCGAACAGACCCAATGTCGCCATCGTCGCCGTGGTCTGTTTCGTGATCGGCGCCGGTATGGGACTGCTGGCGATGCCGACGTTGATCGCGGCGCAGGCGAGCGTCGACTGGCACGAACGCGGCGTGGTCACGGGCACCAACATGTTCGCGCGCTCGCTGGGTAGTGCTCTCGGTGTGGCGATCTTCGGGGCGATCGCGAACTCGATCTTCGGCTCTGGCGACATCCACTCGATCGGTCCGGCGGCCATCCGGTCGGGGTCGGCGGCAGTGTTCGCAGCAGTGCTGGTCGTTGCCGTCGCCACCTCCGTCGCAGTGCTCGCGATGCCCCGCACCCCCGTGTCAGATCACGCTGCGCCCGTGCGGGAGTGAGCGGTCACGTCACCGGGTGACCTGCGTGCGAACCGTTCGAGTTGCGCCGCCGCGCTTGCCGAATTGCTTACTAACTTATAAGTTAGCGTGCCATGAGCACTCCAACCAAGACAGCCGTCGACGATCTCGCCTCGGTCCACGCATTCACCCGCGATTGGGCGACCGCCTGGAACAGTCGTGACGGTGCAGCGGTCGCCGCACTGTGCGCCGGGGATCTGGTGTATGACGAACCCGCACTTGGCGATACGGTCCACGGCCGTCAGCCCATCGAGGACTTCGTCAACCACCTGGCAGGGGCCTTCCCCGACTACGCGTTCTCGCTACAGGGCCTCTATGCCGAGGTGAGCCGACCCGCGGTACTGGTCGCGTGGGAGTTCACCGGAATCCTCGCGGGAACCGAGTGCACGGTTCGATTCCACGGGGATGACCGTCTCGAGTTCGACGACGATGGGCAGATTAGCGCGTACCGGTGCCTGTACGACAACGACCTCGTCAACAAGCAGATTGCGGCGGCTCGCCAGCAGTGACGTCCGCCCCAGCACGGCGCACGGGTCGCAAGCCGGCCTCCACCCGACGAGCCGAGATCATCGACGCGGCGGCGGTTCAGTTTGCACTGAGCGGCCTGGCGGGCACCAGCCTTGAATCCATCGCGGCGCGCGTAGAGGTCTCGCACCCGCGCATCGTGCAGATGTTCGGCTCCAAACGCGCCTTGTTCCTCGACGTCCTGGCAGCCGCCTACGAGCAGATCGGCGTGGAATTCACCCGGGCCGCAGCAGTTTCGACAGATGGTGTCGTCCCTCTGCTCGACCTCGGTCAGGCGTACCGTCGCCTCCTGGTTCGCGATGGCAACATCGCCCTAGTGATCCTCCAGGGGTACGCCGCCGCAGGTGACGAGACGGTTAGGAGTGCCGCGGCGCGCCACCACGGCGATCTCGAGAAGAGGATCGCGACCATCAGCGGTGCAAATGACTTCGACGTACGCACATTCATCGCCACCGGACTCGTCGTCACCGTCTCGACTGCCCTGGGGCTGCGCAGCCGCAGGAAGGACGACGCCTGGGCGGCAACTCTTCTGAATCCGGCCGACTGATCCAGTCCTCGTGCGAGGAAGGTGGCTGCGTCATCCTTCCTCGATCGACCGCGCATAGAGTGGTTCAGTCCTTCGCACCGAGGACTGACAGGGGCTGGCATGGGTTCGTTGGATGGCAAGGTCGCCATCGTCACCGGCACCAGCCGTGGCGTCGGAGACGGGATCGCCGAGGAGTTGTTGCGAGCGGGCGCCACCGTCGTCGGCTGTTCGCGGTCACCGCTCGACGAGCTACCCGCGGTGACCCGGGTCCCCGGTGGCCGCGAGAGGTCCGCGCAGTGGGTGTGCGACCAGGGTGACTACCACGCCATCGATGCCTTCGTGCGCCGCGTCGCCGATGAGTATGGCCGCATCGACATCCTGGTCAACAACGCCGGTGGCACCGTCCCGAGCCCCAGTGTCGACGCCGTTCCCGAACTGGTGCAACGCATTCAGGGAAGCCCGCGCAGCGACGGCGACTTCGAGCGCAGCGTGCTGTTTCACGCCTTCGCCATTCAGATGAACCTCGTCAGCCCGTTGTGGTTCGCCATCCGGGCCGCACCCGAGATGCGCCGTGGCGGTGGGGGCTCGATCATCAACATCTCCAGCGGGGCAGGACATCCGGCAGGATCGCCGACACTGGTGTCCTATGGCGCAGCGAAGTCCGGTCTCAACCATCTGACGCGGTCACTCGCCCAGGAGTGGGGGCCTCGGATTCGCGTGAACTGTCTCGCCCTGGGGCCCACCATGACCGAGAACTTCCGTGACTTCGTGCTGCCATCCGATGACAAGGACGGGAGCGAGTACTTCACGAAGGTGCCCCTCAAACGCGCGGGCGGCGCCGACGAGGTCGGCCGGACCGTGGTCTTCCTGTGCAGCGGGCAAGCTGATTACGTCAACGGGACGACCATCGAGATCGACGGGGGCATGCTCCCGGGCGTCCTCTACGACGCCGGGCTGAAGACGATCACCGATCTGATGTGACGACACCGGGAGTTTCGCTGATGCTCAGAGTGATTCAGTTCTCGACGGGTAACGTCGGCCAGCACGCGTTGCGCCACATCATCGAGCACCCCGCCCTCGAACTGGTCGGCGTGTACGCCAGCAGCCCGGCCAAGGTCGGCCGCGACGCAGCAGATCTCTGCGGTCTGGATCAGCCCACCGGGATCACCGCCACCGACGACCTCGAGGCCTTGGCGGCACTGCACGCCGACTGCGTCGTGTACACCTCCCAGGGCGAAACGCGCGCGACCGAGGCGCTGGCGGAGCTCACCGGGTTCCTGCGCAGCGGCACGAACGTGGTGGCGACGTCACTCGTCTGGCTGGTCAATCCCGCATCAGCCGACCCGTGGCTGCGCGAGCCACTGGAGGCCGCCTGCCACGAGGGGGGGACCACCATGTACGTCAACGGCATCGACCCGGGGTTCTCCGGAGACATGCTGCCGTTCGCTGCGCTGAGCCTGTGCCAGTCCGCGACGTCGGTGACGGTCCAGGAAGTCTTCGACTACGGCACCTACGACGACGCCGAGTTCACCGGCCTCAGTTTCGGATTCGGCTTCACACCCGAGCAGGATCCGCCACTGATGTTCCTCCCCGGGGTACTGCGCTCGATCTGGGGCGGACCCGTGCAGCACCTGGCCGAATGCCTCGGTATCGAGCTCGACGAGATCCGCGAGCGCCATGAAACCTGGGTGACGCCGGAGCCGATCGACTGCGCCATGGTGCACGTCGACCCAGGTCACATCGCAGCGGTGCGGTTCGCCGTCGAGGGCATCAAGGACCAGACGCCCGTCATCGTCATGGAACACGTGAACCGCCTTACCGCGGCCGCGGCTCCCGGTTGGCCCTATCCACCAGAAGGCCGGGGTGGTGTGCACCGCGTCGTCGTGACCGGCAGACCGGGTGTCGAGATCAACACCCACGTGGGGTCGGGTGACATCGATCAGAACGAAGGCGGTGTCATCGCCACCGCGGCGAAGGCGGTCAACTCCGTCGCCGCGGTGTGCGCGGCACCACCCGGGATGATCTCGCTGCGCGATCTACCGATCGCACAAGTCCACGGCCTGATGAGGTGACGGCGGGGCCGAAGTGAGGGTGCGTCGTCGTCCAGTGACCTAGGGGGTCGACCGTCACGGGCTGGTGAATCGTTCGACGAGCAGTCGCACGCGCTCCAAGTCGAGGCCGGACCGTAGTCGGCCGCCGCGGCCGAGGGTGACCATGCCGTGCAGTGCACTGAAGAACACCTCGGTCAGCGAATCGGCGTCCGGGTCCTCGGCGGCGAGGGCGACCGCTTGGCGCATCTCGGCGAAGGCAGCGTTCAACTCCGGTGCCGTGTCCTGGTTGGCGAAGAGCAAAGTGGTTGCGCGGCTGAACATCACGTCGTAAACCGCCGGATTGTCGCGGGCGAATTCGAGATAGGCGTGCGCAATTCGGATCAGGGCGGCCTCGGCCGCGTCGGCATCCGAGCGGGCAGCCCGAATGACCTCGGCCAGTTCACCGAACCCGTCGATGGCGATGGCTTCGGCGATCTGTTCCATTCCGGTGAAGTGCTTGTACAACACGGGCTGGCTGTATTCGATCTCCGCGGCCAACCGGCGGGTGGTGACCGCGTCCCAGCCTTCGGCCTCGGCCAAGGTGCGGGCAGTGGAGATGATCAGGCGTCGCCGGGCGGACCGCTCCCGCTCGCGCCGATCCTCGATGGCCATGCCAGCACGATATCACCGCTAGTCGTACTAGCACCGCTATTGACGAGCCGACTTTCGGGGGTTAGCGTTGCTAGCACTTACTGGCACGACGAGGGAGCACCACATGGTCCTGGAGAACATCGCCCGCGTTACCGCGCTTATCGCAGTGCTCGCAACTGCGGTCGTCTATGGCACCGATGTCTTCTGCGCGATGGTGCTGCGGCCGGCCCTGGCTCGCGTCGACGACGCCGCGGTCGTGGCGGTCATGGGACACGTGCACCGCTACGGAGATCGCCGCATGCCAGTGCCTGGAGTGCTGGGGGTCCTCGGCGCCGCGTTGAGTACGGCACTCGCCGCCATGGCGCTGCAGTGGACGCAGGCTTTCGCTGCCGGCACCGCGCTGGTCCTGCTGGTGATCTGGCTGGTGCTCTACACCCGGGTGAGTGCACCCATCAATAGGCAGATGACGGCCGCCACCGACGCCAGCAGGGCGCTACCGAATAGCCGCGCCCTGCAGGCCAAGTGGGACTCCGTCATCAACACCCGCGCCGTGCTGCAAGGCCTGGCAGTGGCGGGCCTGTGCGTGGTGCTGATGACCTGACCCGCCACCTGACGACCTTCGATGCGTTCGGAGTCACCACTCACGGCGTCTGGACCGGAACGAGCCGCCAACGCGACCCGCCTAGTCGCGCTGGTCGGCTACCCCTCGGGCGCCGACCCCGAACACCTCACGCGCGAGATCATGGCCAGCCCGGAGTTCGCCGCCGACATGGCCGGTTTCGACCTCGACGACATCGTGGACGTCCAGACGACACTGCTCGACGCGACATCGTTCTCACCGCTTCACCAATCGACCCAGGAGGGTTCGACATGACCGTCACCACCACGATCGGCTACGTACTCGCCGGACTGCTCGCCGCGGGCATCATCTTCATCGGGATCCGCTTCCTCGTCGCCCCGCGCGTCGCCGCCGCCGGCTACGGCGTGCTCTCCGAACTCGACCAGTCATCCGCACGTGCCTACACGAGCGTCAAGGGCGTCCGCGACATCGCTACGGGGCTGTTCGTCATCATCCTGATGCTCGCGGGTGCGACGCGCCTCCTCGGATGCGTGATGTTGGCCGCGACCATCATTCCGATCGCTGACGCACTGATCGTGCTGCGCAGTGGTGGCCCCAGGTCGATTGCCTGGGGAGTGCACGGCGCCACCGCCGCCGTCATGCTCATCACCACCGCCCTGCTGCTGGTCGCCTGAACCAATTGCACCCGCCGCGGTACCACCCGATGCGGCGCGGAATAGGACCCGGCTCCACCGACGTTGCCCTCAGCCAAGGGCCGCAAACACCACGGAGGCGAACCATGCAGATTGGAATCATCGGGGCTGGGCAGATCGGGGGAACGTTGACGCGACGGCTCCGTGAACTCGGACATGACGTGAAGGTGTCGAACTCCCGCGCTCCCGAGACC contains:
- a CDS encoding DUF4267 domain-containing protein, which encodes MTVTTTIGYVLAGLLAAGIIFIGIRFLVAPRVAAAGYGVLSELDQSSARAYTSVKGVRDIATGLFVIILMLAGATRLLGCVMLAATIIPIADALIVLRSGGPRSIAWGVHGATAAVMLITTALLLVA
- a CDS encoding hemerythrin domain-containing protein → MADIIDLIYADHDWLRRQFFRLDDASAPDELAAIWDQLSARLDAHADAEETVFYPALLKHGGRDDPGNRQGDPRDETEDAITDHNAIRDAVRDSRRHAPGSPEWFEAVFKARAENGEHLEEEEREAMPDFIKSASLQIRHELGMKWLQFYARHDSTEGIDNSDKDADAYLDEHG
- a CDS encoding D-cysteine desulfhydrase family protein — translated: MTAIPTDRVMLGTWPTPLEPAPRLAAALGLQPEDLWLKRDDLTGLAAGGNKVRKLEWTMAAALAAGADTVITTGAAQSNHARLTAAAGAHLGLDVVLVFPGTRGASSAGNLALDELLGATIIWTGEQSGPSHDTLTVGAEEAAAKLRAQGRRPAIIPYGGSNAVGAHGYRLAAVEITDQRPAVDHVVCALGSGGMMAGLIVGLGPQRVLGVHTGAVDDPWAQVAGLLRDMDHPVDPDALRLRTDQVGDGYDALTSAAAQAIITAARTEGLILDPVYTARALAGLTAEVRDGAIRPGQTVVFLASGGLPGLFGHPALAELLAQAKE
- a CDS encoding NAD(P)H-dependent amine dehydrogenase family protein; translation: MLRVIQFSTGNVGQHALRHIIEHPALELVGVYASSPAKVGRDAADLCGLDQPTGITATDDLEALAALHADCVVYTSQGETRATEALAELTGFLRSGTNVVATSLVWLVNPASADPWLREPLEAACHEGGTTMYVNGIDPGFSGDMLPFAALSLCQSATSVTVQEVFDYGTYDDAEFTGLSFGFGFTPEQDPPLMFLPGVLRSIWGGPVQHLAECLGIELDEIRERHETWVTPEPIDCAMVHVDPGHIAAVRFAVEGIKDQTPVIVMEHVNRLTAAAAPGWPYPPEGRGGVHRVVVTGRPGVEINTHVGSGDIDQNEGGVIATAAKAVNSVAAVCAAPPGMISLRDLPIAQVHGLMR
- a CDS encoding DUF1772 domain-containing protein, with protein sequence MVLENIARVTALIAVLATAVVYGTDVFCAMVLRPALARVDDAAVVAVMGHVHRYGDRRMPVPGVLGVLGAALSTALAAMALQWTQAFAAGTALVLLVIWLVLYTRVSAPINRQMTAATDASRALPNSRALQAKWDSVINTRAVLQGLAVAGLCVVLMT
- a CDS encoding SDR family NAD(P)-dependent oxidoreductase; translation: MGSLDGKVAIVTGTSRGVGDGIAEELLRAGATVVGCSRSPLDELPAVTRVPGGRERSAQWVCDQGDYHAIDAFVRRVADEYGRIDILVNNAGGTVPSPSVDAVPELVQRIQGSPRSDGDFERSVLFHAFAIQMNLVSPLWFAIRAAPEMRRGGGGSIINISSGAGHPAGSPTLVSYGAAKSGLNHLTRSLAQEWGPRIRVNCLALGPTMTENFRDFVLPSDDKDGSEYFTKVPLKRAGGADEVGRTVVFLCSGQADYVNGTTIEIDGGMLPGVLYDAGLKTITDLM
- a CDS encoding TetR-like C-terminal domain-containing protein, which translates into the protein MAIEDRRERERSARRRLIISTARTLAEAEGWDAVTTRRLAAEIEYSQPVLYKHFTGMEQIAEAIAIDGFGELAEVIRAARSDADAAEAALIRIAHAYLEFARDNPAVYDVMFSRATTLLFANQDTAPELNAAFAEMRQAVALAAEDPDADSLTEVFFSALHGMVTLGRGGRLRSGLDLERVRLLVERFTSP
- a CDS encoding NAD-dependent epimerase/dehydratase family protein, which produces MRIVITGASGNVGTALLRALPAEHDIVGVVRRPPPPHGVYQRVDWRALDLTDPDAISTLHTVFEGADVVVHLAWGFQPTRDTDYLTRLGVGGTSAVLQAAHTSSVGQLIHMSSVGTYAAGRYGERVDESWPTTGIGTSPYSRDKSTAEGILDEYEGRLGSAAIPIARMRPGFILQRDAASGLMRYGLPGYVPMRLVPWLPVLPLDRNLCIPLIHADDVASAIVLAIEARASGPFNLAAEPPMDRDDVAAVMGARAVHVPSGVLGALVDLTWRARLQHIDRGWLDLAFSVPLLNCSRARSELGWEPKWTAKEALADLLEGVADSAHTDSPPLRQRSLLDLLRRDVTDGLISSRRVP
- a CDS encoding nuclear transport factor 2 family protein codes for the protein MSTPTKTAVDDLASVHAFTRDWATAWNSRDGAAVAALCAGDLVYDEPALGDTVHGRQPIEDFVNHLAGAFPDYAFSLQGLYAEVSRPAVLVAWEFTGILAGTECTVRFHGDDRLEFDDDGQISAYRCLYDNDLVNKQIAAARQQ
- a CDS encoding phospholipase D-like domain-containing protein; its protein translation is MTTAERSHDEVVSRTGDRLLVPGETCWRTARADRFAPIVDGADYLAHVKAAMLQAKRRIILIGWDLDHRVTFESGDTTLPGPNHLALFLHWLLWQRRDLEVYLLKSNLRLLPTFDGFWFGIGPVSLLNQITSRRLNFAVDGAHPLGAVHHQKIVVIDDAVAFCGGIDVTLGRWDTRAHAPNDPGRRSAGEAYGPRHEVAVAVDGAAARVLAEQARDRWSGATGQTLEPLEPGESSPWPPRLQPAVRDVEVGVARTMPSLPGRDEVREVEALNLAAIAAARDVIYLENQYLAARGLAEALAERLREPDGPEVVIVLPRSSESRLEKQSMDSARERLVRMLWDADLHGRFGVYWPAVKGGESVYVHSKVLVIDDRLLRIGSSNLNNRSLGFDSECDVAIEALEGRDDVTQHIASLRADLAAEHLGVSLEVFRAEEASRGSFLQAIEALRGTGRSLRKFTEFMVSADASPFAENDLMDPDHVPSSVAESLCTLVAGLIAWPITKFAPGMWSLVRAAADRATPR
- a CDS encoding MFS transporter, encoding MSAAPAAVGFRSERGPVLISVMLSTGLVAIDATVLATAIPSIVGELGGFHQFPWLFSAYLLGQAVTTPVYAKLSDLFGRKPILLLGIGLFLVGSILCAAAWNMLALIVFRAVQGLGAGAVQPTAMTIVGDIYTVAERARVQGYLASVWAVSSVVGPMLGGVFSQLGIWRGVFLVNIPLCVLAAWMFHRHFHETVTPRHSKVDILGAVLLTSSMTSLVLAVLGGGQSWPWTSAQSIGAFTAGAVLLVAFVVAERRAPEPILPLWVFSRRLLCATTVVAFGVGAILMGLTSYVPTYLEGSLNTTPIVAGLALAALTIGWPATAAVAGRFYLRWGFKRTAFIGATLVVGGSAVLAAVANRPNVAIVAVVCFVIGAGMGLLAMPTLIAAQASVDWHERGVVTGTNMFARSLGSALGVAIFGAIANSIFGSGDIHSIGPAAIRSGSAAVFAAVLVVAVATSVAVLAMPRTPVSDHAAPVRE
- a CDS encoding TetR/AcrR family transcriptional regulator; the protein is MTSAPARRTGRKPASTRRAEIIDAAAVQFALSGLAGTSLESIAARVEVSHPRIVQMFGSKRALFLDVLAAAYEQIGVEFTRAAAVSTDGVVPLLDLGQAYRRLLVRDGNIALVILQGYAAAGDETVRSAAARHHGDLEKRIATISGANDFDVRTFIATGLVVTVSTALGLRSRRKDDAWAATLLNPAD